A window of the Scylla paramamosain isolate STU-SP2022 chromosome 34, ASM3559412v1, whole genome shotgun sequence genome harbors these coding sequences:
- the LOC135090123 gene encoding zinc finger protein ZFP2-like isoform X3, translating to MQAPQGLSEILKLAGELQNEDQKLAAESWYLAVHHIQSLWDKSSLITARKGVSTQVKEEVKQDGHSSEATSSLVWRRSTTPQTQTPTPKEEAVKEEHSIEEQNSERVKKGRREGKKSSKSSVKQEAQVKQESESQDKAQDAGKVQSVHLMISADPVLVPSMNRFKKVFKNESTGKMETTYQCEKCPKQCRTAIALYKHWSSHSKSLECPICHQRLCNRHALNAHKRTHTGERPFECTKCSSRFTTRGNLARHIASHEGKKPWQCALCGKRYTEKKSLKVHMRSHTGEKPYACSVCPKKFSQSGVLQAHMLIHSDQFAHLCDICGRSFRQRSQLATHHLRHQGVRPFSCPNCDRSFTTKGDMERHLRTHTGERPFSCDVCGSSFARPQTLQEHKNRHYNFKPYMCKICGKRFHEMAACSRHIKGLHSREKGNAPASASILRLTNPEHQQDEEEKQNILITHLDVTDPVTKEDVPPATPQEDDVGNEEEEEEEEEEEEMEGVDEEDGEEVKHHIFVMHTTEPEETQLITIAEPTVGDNEGPSSTELSCEDCVTLMSSVDVLRSHARHCTTVSCEDCRTLISSVEVVRGHLRHCENHQGLSMAEWLIEDDAMSQDSNSSNDRNSDDGAEDGGNSDGSGGGGNGENEVVTSDMDQHTVTISEDVTITSLPLTQLPPIHLQLESDYMVVLRGPASSGQTADRTLPPQQVEEHSLTEAEEENSQPRLALVSSLLNE from the exons ATGCAGGCCCCGCAGGGG CTTAGTGAAATTCTAAAGCTAGCTGGAGAACTTCAGAATGAAGACCAGAAGTTGGCTGCAGAATCCTGGTACCTGGCAGTGCACCACATCCAGTCCCTGTGGGACAAGTCTTCCCTCATCACCGCCAGGAAG GGTGTATCAACTCAGGTCAAGGAGGAGGTCAAACAGGATGGACACAGTTCTGAGGCTACCTCAAGTCTGG TTTGGAGGAGGAGCACCACACCACAGACACAAACCCCAACACCAAAGgaagaggcagtgaaggaggaacACAGTATTGAAGAGCAGAATTCAGAGAGGGTCAAGAAGGGCCGTCGTGAGGGTAAGAAGTCTTCCAAATCATCAGTGAAACAGGAAGCACAAGTTAAGCAGGAGAGTGAGTCACAAGACAAGGCTCAGGATGCTGGCAAG GTTCAGTCAGTCCACCTCATGATCTCAGCTGACCCAGTCCTGGTGCCAAGCATGAACAGGTTCAAAAAGGTGTTCAAGAATGAGAGCACAGGCAAAATGGAGACTACTTACCAGTGTGAAAAGTGTCCTAAGCAGTGCCGTACTGCCATTGCTTTATACA AACACTGGTCTTCTCACAGTAAGAGTTTGGAGTGTCCTATCTGCCACCAGAGACTATGCAACAGACATGCTCTAAATG CACACAAGAGGACCCACACTGGGGAGCGGCCATTTGAGTGCACCAAGTGTTCTTCAAGGTTTACTACCCGAGGCAACCTTGCTCGCCACATAGCCAGCCACGAGGGAAAGAAGCCGTGGCAATGTGCTTTGTGTGGCAAGCGGTACACTGAGAAAAAGTCTCTTAAGGTGCACATGCGATCACACACTGGTGAAAAGCCCTATGC GTGCTCTGTCTGTCCCAAGAAGTTCTCTCAGTCTGGCGTCCTCCAGGCACACATGCTCATCCACAGTGATCAGTTTGCACATTTGTGTGACATATGTGGGCGCTCCTTCCGCCAGCGTTCTCAGTTGGCAACTCACCACCTGCGCCACCAAGGAGTGCGCCCCTTCTCCTGCCCCAATTGTGACCGAAGCTTCACCACCAAGG GTGACATGGAGAGGCACCTGAGGACACACACAGGGGAGCGGCCATTCAGCTGTGACGTGTGTGGCTCCTCATTTGCCCGGCCACAGACGTTACAGGAACACAAAAACCGGCACTACAACTTCAAGCCCTACATGTGCAAGATCTGTGGCAAAA GGTTTCATGAGATGGCTGCCTGCTCTCGCCACATCAAAGGTTTGCACTCCAGGGAGAAGGGAAACGCCCCAGCTTCTGCCAGCATTCTCCGTTTGACTAATCCTGAACACCAGCAAG atgaggaagagaagcaaaataTTCTCATTACTCATCTTGATGTAACTGATCCCGTGACAAAGGAAGATGTCCCTCCTGCAACTCCACAGGAAGATGATgtgggaaatgaggaggaggaagaggaagaggaggaggaggaggagatggagggtgtagatgaggaagatggggaggaagtGAAACATCACATCTTTGTCATGCACACCACAGAGCCAGAGGAAACACAGCTCATTACCATTGCAGAGCCTACTGTTGGTGACA ATGAAGGCCCAAGCTCCACTGAGTTGTCGTGTGAGGACTGTGTCACCCTCATGTCTTCTGTAGATGTTCTGAGGagccatgccagacactgtacAACTGTCTCATGCGAGGACTGTCGCACCCTTATATCTTcagtggaggtggtgaggggacaCCTGCGACACTGTGAGAATCACCAAG GTTTGTCCATGGCAGAGTGGCTTATTGAAGATGATGCCATGAGCCAggacagtaacagcagcaatgaCAGAAACAGTGATGATGGTGCAGAGGATGGTGGCAatagtgatggcagtggtggtggaggcaacgGAGAGAATGAGGTAGTGACATCAGATATGGATCAACATACTGTTACCATCAGTGAGGATGTCACTATtacctcacttcccctcacccagCTACCTCCCATACACCTACAGCTGGAGA GTGACTACATGGTGGTGTTGCGGGGGCCAGCCAGCAGCGGACAGACTGCAGACAGGACGCTTCCCCCACAGCAG GTAGAGGAACATTCATTAacagaggcagaggaagagaattCACAGCCAAGACTTGCACTGGTCTCATCGCTGCTCAATGAGTAA
- the LOC135090123 gene encoding zinc finger protein ZFP2-like isoform X1 has protein sequence MQAPQGVRDITGEYLYGVVLLNPRGALWCELSEILKLAGELQNEDQKLAAESWYLAVHHIQSLWDKSSLITARKGVSTQVKEEVKQDGHSSEATSSLVWRRSTTPQTQTPTPKEEAVKEEHSIEEQNSERVKKGRREGKKSSKSSVKQEAQVKQESESQDKAQDAGKVQSVHLMISADPVLVPSMNRFKKVFKNESTGKMETTYQCEKCPKQCRTAIALYKHWSSHSKSLECPICHQRLCNRHALNAHKRTHTGERPFECTKCSSRFTTRGNLARHIASHEGKKPWQCALCGKRYTEKKSLKVHMRSHTGEKPYACSVCPKKFSQSGVLQAHMLIHSDQFAHLCDICGRSFRQRSQLATHHLRHQGVRPFSCPNCDRSFTTKGDMERHLRTHTGERPFSCDVCGSSFARPQTLQEHKNRHYNFKPYMCKICGKRFHEMAACSRHIKGLHSREKGNAPASASILRLTNPEHQQDEEEKQNILITHLDVTDPVTKEDVPPATPQEDDVGNEEEEEEEEEEEEMEGVDEEDGEEVKHHIFVMHTTEPEETQLITIAEPTVGDNEGPSSTELSCEDCVTLMSSVDVLRSHARHCTTVSCEDCRTLISSVEVVRGHLRHCENHQGLSMAEWLIEDDAMSQDSNSSNDRNSDDGAEDGGNSDGSGGGGNGENEVVTSDMDQHTVTISEDVTITSLPLTQLPPIHLQLESDYMVVLRGPASSGQTADRTLPPQQVEEHSLTEAEEENSQPRLALVSSLLNE, from the exons ATGCAGGCCCCGCAGGGGGTGAGGGACATCACTGGCGAATACCTGTATGGGGTTGTTCTCCTAAACCCCCGGGGTGCCCTTTGGTGTGAG CTTAGTGAAATTCTAAAGCTAGCTGGAGAACTTCAGAATGAAGACCAGAAGTTGGCTGCAGAATCCTGGTACCTGGCAGTGCACCACATCCAGTCCCTGTGGGACAAGTCTTCCCTCATCACCGCCAGGAAG GGTGTATCAACTCAGGTCAAGGAGGAGGTCAAACAGGATGGACACAGTTCTGAGGCTACCTCAAGTCTGG TTTGGAGGAGGAGCACCACACCACAGACACAAACCCCAACACCAAAGgaagaggcagtgaaggaggaacACAGTATTGAAGAGCAGAATTCAGAGAGGGTCAAGAAGGGCCGTCGTGAGGGTAAGAAGTCTTCCAAATCATCAGTGAAACAGGAAGCACAAGTTAAGCAGGAGAGTGAGTCACAAGACAAGGCTCAGGATGCTGGCAAG GTTCAGTCAGTCCACCTCATGATCTCAGCTGACCCAGTCCTGGTGCCAAGCATGAACAGGTTCAAAAAGGTGTTCAAGAATGAGAGCACAGGCAAAATGGAGACTACTTACCAGTGTGAAAAGTGTCCTAAGCAGTGCCGTACTGCCATTGCTTTATACA AACACTGGTCTTCTCACAGTAAGAGTTTGGAGTGTCCTATCTGCCACCAGAGACTATGCAACAGACATGCTCTAAATG CACACAAGAGGACCCACACTGGGGAGCGGCCATTTGAGTGCACCAAGTGTTCTTCAAGGTTTACTACCCGAGGCAACCTTGCTCGCCACATAGCCAGCCACGAGGGAAAGAAGCCGTGGCAATGTGCTTTGTGTGGCAAGCGGTACACTGAGAAAAAGTCTCTTAAGGTGCACATGCGATCACACACTGGTGAAAAGCCCTATGC GTGCTCTGTCTGTCCCAAGAAGTTCTCTCAGTCTGGCGTCCTCCAGGCACACATGCTCATCCACAGTGATCAGTTTGCACATTTGTGTGACATATGTGGGCGCTCCTTCCGCCAGCGTTCTCAGTTGGCAACTCACCACCTGCGCCACCAAGGAGTGCGCCCCTTCTCCTGCCCCAATTGTGACCGAAGCTTCACCACCAAGG GTGACATGGAGAGGCACCTGAGGACACACACAGGGGAGCGGCCATTCAGCTGTGACGTGTGTGGCTCCTCATTTGCCCGGCCACAGACGTTACAGGAACACAAAAACCGGCACTACAACTTCAAGCCCTACATGTGCAAGATCTGTGGCAAAA GGTTTCATGAGATGGCTGCCTGCTCTCGCCACATCAAAGGTTTGCACTCCAGGGAGAAGGGAAACGCCCCAGCTTCTGCCAGCATTCTCCGTTTGACTAATCCTGAACACCAGCAAG atgaggaagagaagcaaaataTTCTCATTACTCATCTTGATGTAACTGATCCCGTGACAAAGGAAGATGTCCCTCCTGCAACTCCACAGGAAGATGATgtgggaaatgaggaggaggaagaggaagaggaggaggaggaggagatggagggtgtagatgaggaagatggggaggaagtGAAACATCACATCTTTGTCATGCACACCACAGAGCCAGAGGAAACACAGCTCATTACCATTGCAGAGCCTACTGTTGGTGACA ATGAAGGCCCAAGCTCCACTGAGTTGTCGTGTGAGGACTGTGTCACCCTCATGTCTTCTGTAGATGTTCTGAGGagccatgccagacactgtacAACTGTCTCATGCGAGGACTGTCGCACCCTTATATCTTcagtggaggtggtgaggggacaCCTGCGACACTGTGAGAATCACCAAG GTTTGTCCATGGCAGAGTGGCTTATTGAAGATGATGCCATGAGCCAggacagtaacagcagcaatgaCAGAAACAGTGATGATGGTGCAGAGGATGGTGGCAatagtgatggcagtggtggtggaggcaacgGAGAGAATGAGGTAGTGACATCAGATATGGATCAACATACTGTTACCATCAGTGAGGATGTCACTATtacctcacttcccctcacccagCTACCTCCCATACACCTACAGCTGGAGA GTGACTACATGGTGGTGTTGCGGGGGCCAGCCAGCAGCGGACAGACTGCAGACAGGACGCTTCCCCCACAGCAG GTAGAGGAACATTCATTAacagaggcagaggaagagaattCACAGCCAAGACTTGCACTGGTCTCATCGCTGCTCAATGAGTAA
- the LOC135090123 gene encoding zinc finger protein ZFP2-like isoform X2 yields MEHASPSLRLWNQKLSEILKLAGELQNEDQKLAAESWYLAVHHIQSLWDKSSLITARKGVSTQVKEEVKQDGHSSEATSSLVWRRSTTPQTQTPTPKEEAVKEEHSIEEQNSERVKKGRREGKKSSKSSVKQEAQVKQESESQDKAQDAGKVQSVHLMISADPVLVPSMNRFKKVFKNESTGKMETTYQCEKCPKQCRTAIALYKHWSSHSKSLECPICHQRLCNRHALNAHKRTHTGERPFECTKCSSRFTTRGNLARHIASHEGKKPWQCALCGKRYTEKKSLKVHMRSHTGEKPYACSVCPKKFSQSGVLQAHMLIHSDQFAHLCDICGRSFRQRSQLATHHLRHQGVRPFSCPNCDRSFTTKGDMERHLRTHTGERPFSCDVCGSSFARPQTLQEHKNRHYNFKPYMCKICGKRFHEMAACSRHIKGLHSREKGNAPASASILRLTNPEHQQDEEEKQNILITHLDVTDPVTKEDVPPATPQEDDVGNEEEEEEEEEEEEMEGVDEEDGEEVKHHIFVMHTTEPEETQLITIAEPTVGDNEGPSSTELSCEDCVTLMSSVDVLRSHARHCTTVSCEDCRTLISSVEVVRGHLRHCENHQGLSMAEWLIEDDAMSQDSNSSNDRNSDDGAEDGGNSDGSGGGGNGENEVVTSDMDQHTVTISEDVTITSLPLTQLPPIHLQLESDYMVVLRGPASSGQTADRTLPPQQVEEHSLTEAEEENSQPRLALVSSLLNE; encoded by the exons ATGGAGCATGCATCGCCATCCCTCCGTCTGTGGAACCAAAAG CTTAGTGAAATTCTAAAGCTAGCTGGAGAACTTCAGAATGAAGACCAGAAGTTGGCTGCAGAATCCTGGTACCTGGCAGTGCACCACATCCAGTCCCTGTGGGACAAGTCTTCCCTCATCACCGCCAGGAAG GGTGTATCAACTCAGGTCAAGGAGGAGGTCAAACAGGATGGACACAGTTCTGAGGCTACCTCAAGTCTGG TTTGGAGGAGGAGCACCACACCACAGACACAAACCCCAACACCAAAGgaagaggcagtgaaggaggaacACAGTATTGAAGAGCAGAATTCAGAGAGGGTCAAGAAGGGCCGTCGTGAGGGTAAGAAGTCTTCCAAATCATCAGTGAAACAGGAAGCACAAGTTAAGCAGGAGAGTGAGTCACAAGACAAGGCTCAGGATGCTGGCAAG GTTCAGTCAGTCCACCTCATGATCTCAGCTGACCCAGTCCTGGTGCCAAGCATGAACAGGTTCAAAAAGGTGTTCAAGAATGAGAGCACAGGCAAAATGGAGACTACTTACCAGTGTGAAAAGTGTCCTAAGCAGTGCCGTACTGCCATTGCTTTATACA AACACTGGTCTTCTCACAGTAAGAGTTTGGAGTGTCCTATCTGCCACCAGAGACTATGCAACAGACATGCTCTAAATG CACACAAGAGGACCCACACTGGGGAGCGGCCATTTGAGTGCACCAAGTGTTCTTCAAGGTTTACTACCCGAGGCAACCTTGCTCGCCACATAGCCAGCCACGAGGGAAAGAAGCCGTGGCAATGTGCTTTGTGTGGCAAGCGGTACACTGAGAAAAAGTCTCTTAAGGTGCACATGCGATCACACACTGGTGAAAAGCCCTATGC GTGCTCTGTCTGTCCCAAGAAGTTCTCTCAGTCTGGCGTCCTCCAGGCACACATGCTCATCCACAGTGATCAGTTTGCACATTTGTGTGACATATGTGGGCGCTCCTTCCGCCAGCGTTCTCAGTTGGCAACTCACCACCTGCGCCACCAAGGAGTGCGCCCCTTCTCCTGCCCCAATTGTGACCGAAGCTTCACCACCAAGG GTGACATGGAGAGGCACCTGAGGACACACACAGGGGAGCGGCCATTCAGCTGTGACGTGTGTGGCTCCTCATTTGCCCGGCCACAGACGTTACAGGAACACAAAAACCGGCACTACAACTTCAAGCCCTACATGTGCAAGATCTGTGGCAAAA GGTTTCATGAGATGGCTGCCTGCTCTCGCCACATCAAAGGTTTGCACTCCAGGGAGAAGGGAAACGCCCCAGCTTCTGCCAGCATTCTCCGTTTGACTAATCCTGAACACCAGCAAG atgaggaagagaagcaaaataTTCTCATTACTCATCTTGATGTAACTGATCCCGTGACAAAGGAAGATGTCCCTCCTGCAACTCCACAGGAAGATGATgtgggaaatgaggaggaggaagaggaagaggaggaggaggaggagatggagggtgtagatgaggaagatggggaggaagtGAAACATCACATCTTTGTCATGCACACCACAGAGCCAGAGGAAACACAGCTCATTACCATTGCAGAGCCTACTGTTGGTGACA ATGAAGGCCCAAGCTCCACTGAGTTGTCGTGTGAGGACTGTGTCACCCTCATGTCTTCTGTAGATGTTCTGAGGagccatgccagacactgtacAACTGTCTCATGCGAGGACTGTCGCACCCTTATATCTTcagtggaggtggtgaggggacaCCTGCGACACTGTGAGAATCACCAAG GTTTGTCCATGGCAGAGTGGCTTATTGAAGATGATGCCATGAGCCAggacagtaacagcagcaatgaCAGAAACAGTGATGATGGTGCAGAGGATGGTGGCAatagtgatggcagtggtggtggaggcaacgGAGAGAATGAGGTAGTGACATCAGATATGGATCAACATACTGTTACCATCAGTGAGGATGTCACTATtacctcacttcccctcacccagCTACCTCCCATACACCTACAGCTGGAGA GTGACTACATGGTGGTGTTGCGGGGGCCAGCCAGCAGCGGACAGACTGCAGACAGGACGCTTCCCCCACAGCAG GTAGAGGAACATTCATTAacagaggcagaggaagagaattCACAGCCAAGACTTGCACTGGTCTCATCGCTGCTCAATGAGTAA